Proteins co-encoded in one Aspergillus fumigatus Af293 chromosome 6, whole genome shotgun sequence genomic window:
- a CDS encoding Mg-dependent acid phosphatase, protein MMKNKRTNTQPLEDASTAPATFNDGLPLPKLIAFDLDYTLWPFWVDTHVSAPIKPRDNNSRCVDKWNESFAFYPAVSSIVYSCKTRSIPLAIASRTHAPDLARDMLKALHIIPTFSDNPAAKTKSVRALDYFDYVQIFPATKTQHFAKIQQASGIAYEDMLFFDDEARNKNVETELGVTFCLVRDGMTKEEVDRGVWAWRKRNGIKPGA, encoded by the exons ATGATGAAAAACAAGAGAACAAACACCCAACCGCTAGAAGACGCATCTACCGCGCCGGCGACCTTCAATGAcggtcttcctcttccaaaATTAATTGCATTTGACTTGGACTATACATTATGGCCGTTCTGGGTTGATACGCATGTCAGCGCACCCATCAAGCCTCGCGATAACAATTCTCGATGCGTTGACAA ATGGAACGAATCATTCGCATTCTACCCAGCCGTCTCATCAATTGTGTACTCCTGCAAGACTCGCTCGATTCCCCTTGCGATAGCTTCTCGCACGCATGCTCCAGATTTAGCTCGCGATATGCTGAAGGCGCTCCATATTATCCCGACATTCTCGGACAATCCTGCGGCCAAAACGAAGTCAGTCCGCGCTCTGGATTACTTTGACTACGTCCAGATCTTCCCTGCCACCAAAACACAACACTTTGCGAAAATCCAGCAAGCCAGCGGAATTGCTTACGAGGATATGTTGTTctttgatgacgaggcaCGCAACAAGAACGTCGAGACCGAATTAGGGGTCACCTTCTGTCTGGTCAGAGATGGGATGACCAAGGAAGAAGTTGATCGCGGGGTCTGGGCCTGGAGAAAGCGAAATGGGATCAAACCAGGGGCATAG
- a CDS encoding transferase hexapeptide domain protein — protein sequence MDPRTSQARPDTHLKPPNPHQRASPSSSASPSPTPRAPVAAHNTATVAESVTFQGTHPISVGAGTVIHPRARIYSYDGPVIIGEGCIISEKSTIGIPPSTPTSLPPTPKEVVPIRISNGVTIGPLVTVFPGAHIHSFVTVESLAIINRRVSLGAHSKVCSGCEVAANTVIKDWTVVWGSGAGSCQRRKRATGKMSSSVVAGQDLSAPDAKVVEDARLIVLQKEREVVARLIGSSASAGGRRK from the coding sequence ATGGACCCCAGGACTAGCCAGGCAAGACCTGACACACACCTCAAACCCCCAAATCCACACCAACGCGCCTCCCCCTCATCGTcagcctctccatccccaACACCCCGAGCTCCCGTTGCCGCCCACAATACAGCTACAGTGGCCGAATCCGTAACATTCCAAGGGACACACCCTATCTCGGTCGGCGCAGGGACAGTCATTCATCCACGCGCACGCATCTACTCCTATGACGGGcccgtcatcatcggcgaaGGCTGCATCATCAGCGAAAAGAGCACAATCGGCATCCCGCCGAGCACACCAACTTCACTCCCGCCCACGCCGAAAGAAGTGGTTCCAATACGGATATCGAATGGAGTGACGATCGGTCCGCTCGTGACCGTCTTCCCAGGCGCGCATATCCACTCCTTCGTTACGGTCGAGTCGCTAGCCATCATTAACCGGCGTGTGTCTCTGGGTGCGCATTCCAAGGTCTGTTCGGGCTGTGAGGTTGCGGCGAACACGGTGATAAAGGATTGGACTGTGGTTTGGGGCTCGGGGGCCGGGTCCTGTCAAAGGAGGAAACGGGCTACGGGGAAGATGAGCTCGTCTGTTGTGGCTGGGCAGGACTTGTCGGCGCCGGACGCCAAGGTGGTTGAGGATGCGCGCTTGATAGTATTacagaaggagagggaggtAGTGGCCAGGCTCATTGGGTCGTCTGCATCCGCTGGGGGCAGGAGGAAATGA